From the Maioricimonas rarisocia genome, one window contains:
- a CDS encoding aminotransferase class V-fold PLP-dependent enzyme, translating into MQTAYLNQAGTSWPLPEPVREAMSAAMSRSPAEWGEPFEQAHQAIAEFFHIDDPSRLLLTPGGTSALAVAVADLPWQPGDRVLTSSYEHHALRRPLVKLQDLGVRVEAVPRSDEGPLDLDQLEQALQQGGVRLVAMTAASNVTGDLLPVEQIVTLAHRYDALVLIDAAQTAGWWDIDVPASGTDLFAFTGHKGLQGPWGIGGLYVSPHVTMNSPAAACELPKDGGPPVCSTMPGYCDTGSVDRIALAALAAAVTWLGQHEQQDRLDRARRQAERLRQVAVQAGATLFGQADPSRRLPTVALTCSRHTPAELARRLADRGVVASGGLQCAPQTHQTLGTAPDGVLRLSVGVSTTDEEVALAAETLADVLA; encoded by the coding sequence ATGCAGACCGCGTATCTCAACCAGGCCGGCACCAGCTGGCCGCTTCCCGAACCGGTTCGCGAGGCGATGTCCGCGGCCATGTCCCGCAGTCCTGCCGAGTGGGGCGAGCCGTTCGAGCAGGCGCATCAGGCGATTGCTGAGTTCTTCCACATCGATGACCCGTCCCGGTTGCTGCTCACGCCGGGGGGAACCTCGGCCCTGGCCGTTGCGGTGGCCGATCTTCCCTGGCAGCCGGGCGACCGCGTGCTGACCAGCAGCTACGAGCACCATGCGCTACGTCGTCCGCTGGTGAAGCTGCAGGACCTCGGCGTGCGGGTGGAGGCCGTTCCCCGCAGCGACGAGGGCCCGCTGGACCTCGATCAGCTCGAACAGGCATTGCAGCAGGGGGGCGTGCGGCTGGTGGCGATGACGGCAGCCAGCAACGTCACCGGAGATCTGCTGCCGGTCGAACAGATCGTCACGCTCGCTCACCGCTACGATGCCCTTGTGCTGATCGATGCCGCCCAGACCGCCGGCTGGTGGGACATCGACGTGCCCGCATCGGGAACGGATCTGTTTGCATTCACCGGCCACAAGGGACTGCAGGGGCCGTGGGGGATCGGCGGCCTGTACGTGTCACCGCACGTCACGATGAACAGCCCGGCTGCTGCCTGCGAGCTTCCGAAAGACGGCGGCCCACCCGTTTGCTCGACGATGCCGGGCTACTGCGACACCGGCTCGGTCGATCGGATTGCACTGGCTGCCCTGGCGGCCGCAGTCACCTGGCTGGGGCAGCACGAACAGCAGGATCGACTCGACCGGGCCCGTCGTCAGGCGGAGCGTCTTCGCCAGGTGGCGGTGCAGGCCGGTGCGACGCTGTTCGGTCAGGCTGATCCGTCACGACGCCTGCCGACTGTGGCGCTCACCTGCTCGCGACACACGCCGGCGGAGCTGGCGCGTCGTCTGGCCGATCGTGGTGTGGTTGCCTCCGGGGGACTGCAGTGTGCGCCGCAGACGCATCAGACTCTCGGGACGGCACCGGACGGCGTGCTGCGGCTGAGCGTGGGCGTCTCGACAACCGATGAGGAAGTGGCGCTGGCCGCGGAGACCTTGGCCGACGTGCTGGCATGA
- a CDS encoding histone deacetylase family protein yields the protein MPTHPRIIYARQYNISCLGIERLHPFDSCKYRRAYRRLRRLAGRTLRRCTIATDRPARPDELTLVHSPDYLRRLRDPRFVAAALELPPLGRVPGPALDWFVLRPMRWATRGTCLAAAAALESGLAINLGGGFHHAKPTSGEGFCIYADVAIAVRWLQRQGTLPANARIAHIDLDAHQGNGVCHAFREDRNVFLFDMFNGAVYPLFDRAARERIDCSLPLQPGTGDEEYLGRLRESLPGFLDSIGQSHPVRLAFYNAGTDPRAGDPLGGLDLTAEAILERDRFVIEQLREREIPTVMVTSGGYTSESYRLIADSVTHLLQRWESPG from the coding sequence ATGCCCACCCACCCCCGCATCATCTACGCCCGGCAGTACAACATCAGCTGCCTGGGCATCGAACGGCTGCATCCCTTCGACTCCTGCAAGTACCGCAGGGCCTACCGGCGCCTCAGACGACTGGCCGGACGCACTCTCCGACGCTGCACCATCGCCACCGACCGCCCGGCCCGACCCGACGAACTGACCCTCGTCCACTCCCCCGATTATCTCCGCCGGCTGCGCGATCCCCGCTTCGTCGCCGCCGCCCTCGAACTTCCCCCGCTCGGGCGAGTGCCCGGCCCCGCCCTCGACTGGTTCGTCCTCAGGCCCATGCGGTGGGCCACCCGCGGTACCTGCCTGGCCGCCGCGGCGGCACTCGAAAGCGGGCTGGCGATCAACCTGGGAGGCGGCTTTCACCATGCGAAGCCGACTTCGGGCGAAGGCTTCTGCATCTATGCCGATGTGGCCATTGCCGTCCGCTGGCTGCAGCGCCAGGGGACGTTGCCGGCCAACGCCCGCATCGCCCACATCGATCTCGACGCCCATCAGGGCAACGGCGTCTGCCACGCGTTTCGGGAAGACCGGAACGTCTTTCTGTTCGACATGTTCAATGGGGCTGTCTATCCGCTCTTCGACCGTGCCGCCCGCGAGCGAATCGACTGCAGCCTGCCTTTGCAGCCGGGGACCGGCGACGAGGAGTACCTCGGGCGACTCCGCGAGTCGCTGCCCGGCTTCCTCGATTCGATCGGACAGTCACACCCCGTCCGGTTGGCGTTCTACAATGCAGGAACCGATCCGCGGGCCGGCGATCCCCTCGGCGGACTGGACCTGACTGCAGAAGCGATCCTCGAGCGGGACCGGTTCGTCATCGAACAGTTGAGAGAGCGGGAGATTCCGACCGTCATGGTCACCAGTGGCGGCTACACGTCCGAAAGCTACCGGCTCATTGCCGACTCGGTCACACACCTGCTGCAGCGATGGGAGAGCCCCGGTTGA